From one Rhopalosiphum padi isolate XX-2018 chromosome 2, ASM2088224v1, whole genome shotgun sequence genomic stretch:
- the LOC132919707 gene encoding protein FRA10AC1 yields MDRKKLIALQPYELHKELLDKYLEYCKSIDLKKREKRDIDVIQENHKFVWDEDDEVFTWEQKLARKYYDKLFKEYCICDLSLYKKSQVAMRWQTEGELVSGKGQFICGNKICDETTHLRTWEVNFSYMEHYQKKNTLVKLRLCMDCSNKLNYKHKKKEIKRQASKPKKDKSRHSNKEREKSDNQPTTSVQSEAPVTSKLAIEDNVWSEQLQIEDEKPREDDFEDYLEQLLF; encoded by the exons AtggatagaaaaaaattaattgctcTACAGCCATATGAATTGCACAAGGAATTATTGGACAAATATCTGGAGTACTGTAAATCCattgatttaaaaaa ACGTGAAAAACGCGATATTGATGTTATACAGGAGAACCACAAGTTTGTATGGGATGAAGATGACGAAGTTTTTACTTGGGAACAGAAATTGGCTAGGAAGTATTATGATAAGTTATTCAAAGAATACTGCATTTGTGACTTGAGCTTATATAAAAAATCCCAG GTAGCTATGCGTTGGCAAACTGAAGGTGAATTAGTTAGTGGTAAAGGTCAGTTCATTTGTGGCAATAAAATTTGTGATGAAACAACACACCTACGGACATGGGAGGTAAATTTTAGTTACATGGAACACTACCAAAAGAAAAACACTCTAGTTAAACTCA gGTTATGTATGGATTgctccaataaattaaattataaacacaaaaagAAAGAAATCAAGCGCCAAGCTTCCAAACCTAAAAAAGACAAATCAAGACATTCCAACAAAGAACGAGAAAAATCTGATAATCAGCCAACTACTAGTGTTCAGAGTGAGGCACCAGTAACTTCTAAACTAGCAATTGAAGATAATGTTTGGAGTGAGCAACTGCAAATAGAAGATGAAAAACCAAGAGAAGATGACTTTGAAGATTATTTAGAACAgttgctattttaa
- the LOC132919705 gene encoding aspartate aminotransferase, cytoplasmic codes for MSIFSVVKEAPPIEVFHLVKVFNEDDNPSKVNLTIGAYRTDEGKPFYMPVVKKAESVVLENTLNHEYLPILGLESFTKAASQLLLGNIAERQEEGTIFGVQSISGSGALRVGAEFLVKHLKCTTFYYSIPTWENHHLIFMTSGFQNAKTYRYWNEETRSLDFDGFCEDLSNAPENSVIILHGCAHNPTGLDPTEDQWKKIAEIIKEHNLIPFFDNAYQGFASGDLEKDAWSVRYFLNQGFEFLCSQSFAKNYGLYNERAGNLTFVLNSLENVKAVKSQVTMIVRGMYSNPPNHGARTVSTILNNDEFKNEWMDTLKLMTDRIKAMRKALRENLEKLGTIGTWNHITDQTGMFSYTGLSASHVEYLRNKYHIYMLRSGRINICGLNTNNINYVAEAITDTLLNVTK; via the exons ATGAGTATTTTCAGTGTCGTCAAAGAAGCACCGCCTATCGAAGTGTTCCATCTAGTGAAAGTGTTTAATGAAGACGACAATCCATCAAAAGTAAATTTGACCATTGGGG CATACAGGACGGATGAAGGCAAACCGTTTTATATGCCTGTTGTGAAAAAGGCTGAAAGTGTGGTACTTGAAAATACGTTAAATCATGAGTATTTACCCATATTGGGCTTAGAATCTTTTACTAAAGCTGCATCACAACTTCTATTGGGCAATATCGCTGAACGACAAGAAGAGGGaact atcttTGGAGTTCAATCAATCAGTGGTTCTGGAGCACTAAGAGTGGGTGCAGAATTCTTAgttaaacatttgaaatgtaCCACATTCTATTATTCAATACCAACTTGGG AAAATCATCATTTGATTTTCATGACTAGTGGATTTCAAAATGCCAAAACTTATCGCTATTGGAATGAAGAAACAAGATCTCTTGATTTTGATGGATTTTGTGAAGATTTATCGAATGCACCAGAAAATTCAGTTATTATATTGCATGGATGTGCTCATAATCCAACTGGCTTAGATCCAACTGAAGATCAATGGAAAAAAATTGCAGAAATTATTAAA GAACATAATTTAATACCGTTCTTTGATAATGCTTACCAAGGATTTGCATCTGGAGATTTGGAAAAAGATGCCTGGTCTGTACGATATTTCCTTAATCAAGGGTTTGAATTTTTATGTTCACAATCATTTGCTAAAAACTACGGACTTTATa ATGAGCGTGCAGGAAACCTTACTTTTGTTCTGAATTCTTTGGAAAATGTTAAGGCTGTAAAATCTCAGGTGACAATGATTGTTAGAGGGATGTATTCAAATCCACCAAACCATGGTGCACGTACCGTcagtacaatattaaataatgatgaatttaaaaatgaatg gatgGATACTTTAAAGTTAATGACAGATAGAATTAAAGCTATGAGAAAAGCTTTAAGAGAAAATTTAGAAAAGCTTGGAACAATTGGGACATGGAATCATATTACTGATCAAACTGGAATGTTTTCCTATACAGGATTATCAG caagTCATGTAGAATACTTACGaaacaaatatcatatttacATGTTGCGGTCGGGACGTATTAACATTTGTGgattgaatacaaataatataaattatgtagctGAAGCAATTACCGatactttattaaatgttaccaagtaa